A portion of the Caenorhabditis elegans chromosome III genome contains these proteins:
- the D1044.1 gene encoding putative kinase-like protein D1044.1 (Confirmed by transcript evidence), giving the protein MSEIAEVVPKIIEAIFSSVQEPFKTFNITIKPLENSRSFWSECYQILVTPNSEAHADKVVSPIFVKIPRISAINAACDPDNADENMEILRTLTAQEVTFYSDFSGIQFSGFPIPRSYYGENLGNEKMAGLACEDYSGKVYSIDFVPGFDESQVLQLLEALAHFHAKIIEISDEIPWKNYENVLYDAAYIRMLHNDTLDFEKLCPAELSGRIQEVKHAFDEDGVRNSEKKNEKLGMPLVICHNDLNASNVLWNNETGKIQAFIDFQHVSKGPVSFDIIRILCLGLSVENRRANTQRYLNHYYTTFKSHFSTAPFTFSQLEESYRTHFNFVNATSLFSLSYYYKMYKDESLDLKSGADEREHKAQEILRRTIGILDDM; this is encoded by the exons ATGTCCGAAATCGCAGAAGTTGTGCCAAAAATCATTGAAGCCATCTTTTCCAGCGTCCAAGAGCCTTTCAAAACT tTCAACATAACCATAAAAcctctggaaaattcgagaagtTTCTGGTCAGAGTGCTATCAAATTCTAGTGACTCCAAACTCGGAAGCACACGCGGACAAGGTGGTCTCCCCGATTTTTGTGAAG ATCCCACGAATCTCGGCTATCAACGCTGCCTGTGACCCAGATAATGCAGAtgagaatatggaaattctGCGAACTCTCACTGCg caagaaGTGACGTTTTACTCTGACTTCTCGGGAATTCAGTTCTCCGGTTTCCCAATTCCCCGTTCCTATTACGGCGAGAATTTGGGAAACGAGAAAATGGCAGGTCTGGCGTGTGAGGATTATTCTGGAAAAGTGTATTCGATTGATTTTGTTCCCGGGTTTGATGAGTCTCAAGTTCTTCAACTTTTGGAGGCTCTTGCTCATTTTCATGCGAAAATTATTGAGATAAGTGATGAGATTCCATGGAAGAATTATGAAAATGTGCTTTATGATGCGGCCTATATCAGGATGTTG CACAACGACACccttgattttgaaaagttatgcCCGGCGGAGCTCTCCGGAAGAATTCAAGAAGTTAAGCATGCTTTTGATGAAGATGGAGTTAGAAATTccgaaaagaaaaacgaaaaacttgGAATGCCATTGGTGATATGTCATAATGATTTGAACGCGTCAAATGTTCTATGGAATAATGAAACTGGAAAG atccAGGCATTTATCGATTTCCAGCACGTGTCAAAGGGTCCCGTCTCCTTTGATATTATTCGTATTTTGTGCCTTGGATTGTCAGTGGAAAATCGAAGAGCAAATACTCAAAG ATACCTGAACCACTACTATACGACCTTcaaatctcatttttccacGGCTCCCTTCACTTTCTCCCAACTCGAAGAATCCTATCGAACTCACTTCAATTTTGTGAATGCCACGTCACTATTCAGTCTGTCGTATTACTACAAAATGTATAAGGATGAGAGTTTGGATTTGAAAAGTGGAGCTGACGAAAGGGAACACAAAGCTCAGGAGATTTTGAGACGGACTATCGGAATTTTGGATGATATGTAA
- the D1044.6 gene encoding uncharacterized protein (Confirmed by transcript evidence), producing the protein MVYEAKIDPSLADLFRNSDKEPFPAMTHELPPEKSLKARLLEQEDERISNVLAHEKRFSTEPVVIDDVFMSRLCVDSQPGCSRIPDIDIANVFRDDLESCTLSSSEDEEEEEEPIGQISTFEMLHAPRKPIVWSEQELSDFDMKSRLLDMRMDHWDLARIANVPKRIAKGETVNLRMPRYSAEVVKQRIAKGVTDIFGHFSLVPHTLTKSHKPVAERKQILIERYHDLMNDFDYATRPGSVESKKYANLTKRLNLCNDFLSAPKLPHRLFPRLIIRSIRPPETPKEPVKRKMRESESDDSVIIIPRKIEKEKPRPTTENVVLKKVEMEKKRPRSPELVPKKIVMEKERPSSPDSEAEEREHNLRIEKERHQKELEFRREALRKREQEREEHKKRAQEELRRQMTAALEESTRRQAEMNRQIEDEARKRDELQRIAEEKKRKQLLEDQCRAKQEKEKRDAEELEQMRLNIARLAGTKDVENALKSPSLVEIVPPSDARAFEMIKWNAVKCKIPENWEKRKDKFYRVFEWPSDAAQRDIERDEVVSIPRSKPIVIPQEDTYITRNRIPLKLPPKVKQAVPALVVRNSNNATRTVVAATVNENGIQWPAETINIDEVVREIRGLMAPTRRNFAISLSPKTDEIDYQAINLNRLKSGIVYPFYFSDGLYWPLVFLKSSKNGKPEAQRHVEALTSCKSFSGKYASRYLLTTTKEEDSATKKFEDAYADSDGDWADYSTKPGRFSNRAGFKPHYDTSNDSFEVQKQRAVDSLNSQYEKERNELDAFGRYTDEYRKRKDRAQYQNHIKTHLRELVRDARLDAFSFKEEFKDFEGGFEDYPGTRVEPYENDWYSHGYTLYSHTRDAAYADYMHDVCKPYEDMLPPTEYHEIFNEWCFTPMLASLHYQLKKNAFDVLSPQDVKDMEARHRKYIGLVQKERKFSLEQALDVCKLTDYDKRQWTILHDQLVTHFKDFPSISGLVYDRNTNLLANVNRNLKHLFSTIYRDDSPPDDQF; encoded by the exons ATGGTTTATGAG GCCAAAATCGATCCATCGCTTGCCGATTTATTTCGGAACAGTGATAAGGAGCCGTTTCCAGCGATGACTC ACGAGCTACCGCCGGAGAAATCACTGAAAGCGCGGCTGTTGGAGCAAGAAGATGagagaatttcaaatgttttggcTCACGAGAAACGATTTTCCACGGAGCCTGTGGTGATCGATGACGTGTTTATGTCCAGATTATGTGTGGACTCGCAGCCGGGATGCTCCAGAATTCCAGATATAGACATCGCTAATGTTTTCAG agatgaTCTCGAATCATGTACCCTCTCATCATCAGAAGacgaggaggaggaggaggaaccaattggtcaaatttcaacatttgagATGCTTCATGCTCCTCGAAAACCGATTGTGTGGTCAGAGCAGGAACTTTCTGATTTTGATATGAAAAGCAGGCTACTGGACATGCGAATGGACCATTGGGATTTGGCGAGAATTGCCAATGTACCGAAGCGAATTGCCAAGGGGGAAACTGTTAACTTGAGAATGCCCAGATACA GCGCGGAAGTGGTAAAGCAGAGAATTGCAAAAGGAGTCACTGACATATTTGGACACTTCTCGCTGGTCCCGCATACGCTCACAAAATCGCATAAACCGGTGGCAGA GAGAAAGCAAATTCTGATCGAACGCTACCACGATCTGATGAATGATTTCGACTATGCCACGCGACCGGGCAGCGTGGAGAGCAAGAAGTACGCAAATCTGACGAAAAGGCTCAATCTGTGCAATGATTTCTTGAGTGCACCGAAGCTTCCTCATCGACTATTCCCAAGGCTCATTATTCGTTCAATTCGTCCGCCGGAGACGCCCAAGGAGCCTGTGAAACGAAAAATGAGAGAGAGTGAAAGCGACGATTCGGTTATAATTATtccgagaaaaattgagaaggaGAAGCCACGGCCGACCACTGAGAATGTAGTTTTAAAGAAGGTTGAGATGGAAAAGAAACGTCCACGATCTCCAGAACTAGTTCCCAAAAAGATTGTGATGGAGAAGGAACGACCGAGTTCTCCAGATTCGGAAGCAGAGGAAAGAGAACACAATTTGAGAATTGAAAAGGAAAGACATCAGAAGGAGCTTGAGTTCAGACGAGAAGCACTCAGAAAGCGTGAACAAGAACGCGAGGAGCACAAAAAACGAGCTCAGGAGGAGCTGAGAAGACAGATGACCGCCGCGCTGGAAGAATCGACGAGACGACAAGCGGAGATGAATCGTCAAATAGAGGACGAAGCTAGAAAACGTGATGAGCTTCAACGCATCGCTGAGGAGAAGAAACGGAAGCAATTGCTCGAAGATCAGTGTCGAGCCAAACAGGAGAAGGAGAAGCGCGACGCGGAAGAATTGGAACAGATGAGACTGAACATAGCAAGACTCGCCGGAACGAAAGATGTTGAGAATGCTCTCAAAAGTCCGAGTCTGGTGGAAATTGTGCCGCCGTCTGATGC CAGAGCATTCGAAATGATCAAATGGAACGCTGTCAAGTGCAAAATACCCGAAAATTGGGAGAAAAGAAAAg ATAAGTTCTACCGCGTATTTGAATGGCCGTCAGACGCAGCTCAGCGAGATATTGAACGAGATGAAGTTGTATCAATTCCCCGTTCCAAGCCAATAGTTATCCCACAGGAAGACACGTATATCACAAGAAACAGAATTCCCTTGAAGTTGCCTCCGAAGGTTAAGCAGGCGGTCCCAGCTCTTGTAGTTCGTAATTCGAATAATGCGACACGAACAGTCGTTGCCGCAACAGTGAATGAGAATGGAATTCAGTGGCCAGCAGAAACGATTAATATAGATGAGGTTGTTAGAGAGATTAGAGGACTAATGGCACCGACTAGACGGAATTTTGCAATTAGTCTATCACCGA aAACCGACGAAATTGACTATCAAGCTATCAATCTGAATCGTCTCAAAAGTGGTATTGTCTATCCCTTCTATTTCTCCGATGGATTGTACTGGCCTTTAGTCTTCTTGAAATCAAGCAAAAATGGAAAGCCCGAGGCACAACGTCACGTGGAAGCTCTCACTTCTTGTAAatcattttctggaaaatacgCGTCCCGATACTTGTTGACGACgacaaaagaagaagattcGGCAACGAAAAAGTTTGAGGACGCGTACGCGGATAGCGACGGAGACTGGGCTGACTATTCGACGAAACCTGGAAGATTCTCGAATCGTGCGGGCTTTAAACCCCATTATGACACTTCGAATGACTCGTTTGAAGTGCAGAAACAACGAGCCGTCGACAGTTTAAATTCACAGTATGAGAAAGAACGCAACGAATTAGATGCTTTTGGAAGATATACTGATGAGTATAGAAAACGAAAGGATCGAGCCCAATATC aaaatcacaTCAAAACACATTTGCGTGAGCTTGTCCGTGATGCACGTCTCGACGCGTTCTCATTCAAAGAAGAATTCAAGGATTTCGAAGGCGGATTCGAAGATTACCCGGGAACACGTGTCGAACCGTATGAAAATGATTGGTACTCCCATGGATACACTCTTTATTCGCATACACGTGATGCTGCATACGCTGATTACATGCATGATGTATGTAAACCGTACGAGGATATGCTCCCGCCAACTGAATATCacgaaattttcaacgaatGGTGCTTTACGCCGATGCTCGCCTCGCTTCATTATCAG ttgaaaaagaaTGCATTTGATGTTCTCTCACCGCAAGACGTGAAAGATATGGAAGCTCGTCATCGAAAATACATTGGACTTGTCCAGAAAGAGCGAAAATTCAGTTTGGAGCAAGCGCTCGATGTGTGCAAGTTGACCGATTACGATAAACGGCAATGGACCATTCTTCACGATCAGCTTGTCACTCATTTCAAAGACTTCC cttcaatttCGGGCTTGGTGTACGACAGAAATACTAATCTATTAGCGAACGTCAACAGAAATTTGAAGCACCTGTTCTCGACGATCTACAGAGACGATTCTCCGCCAGATGATCAATTCTAG